TTCAGTTCCTATCGTCACCCTTAGACTGTTTGCCAATATTCCTTCTTTTCCATATCCACGAACACTAATCTCATTTTTTTTCAGTTTTTCTATCAAGCCTTCTGCATGAACAGTTTTCAGTAAAATAAAGTTCGTATAGGATGGAAATACTTTTAAGGTTGTATCTTTCCCTTGTTGATTTAACTGGAAAAAAAAGGTTTCCAGATATTGTCGCCATTTAACTGTATTAACCAGTGATTCTTTTACTTCTGACACCATATCTAAACATACCAATCCGGCTGCCTGATCTAAACTACTCATATGATAAGGTGGTTTTACGTGAGAAACAGCATCAATCATTACTTGTGACGCTAATGCATAACCAACCCTTGCTCCAGCCAGTCCATATGCCTTTGAGAGGGTTCTTAAAACAATAAGGTTCTGATATTCTGCAATGCGATTTGCCAGGGTTTTTCCATAAAATTCATAATAGGCTTCATCAACAACGATCACAACATCTTCCGGTATTTCTTCCAGCAATTTATTTAATAAGTGATCTTCGATGACTCCGCCCGTCGGGTTGTTAGGATTTGTGATAAACACCAATTTAGGTTTTTCCTCAAGAATTGACTTTAGAAAGATTTCTGGCTGAAATTGAAGCTCTTCATCCAAAGGAATTTCAATCAACTTTCCGCCTGCCATCCTAGTGTTAATGCCATACATTCCAAAGGTTGGACTCATGGTAATAACTTTGTCTTCCGGACCTATAAATGCTTGTACCAACCAGGCAATGATTTGATCAGAACCAACCCCGGTCAAAACATTTTCTTCTTTTATTTCATTAGCAACTGCCAACTTCTGTCTTAATTCCCAACAGTTTGTATCTGGATATTGATGCAATGGAATGCTCTTTATTTTCTCGGTTAATCTTTCTTGAAAACATCCAGCCAGCCAATTATTTTCATTGGCATCCAGTTTAATTGCTGGAACTTCTGATAATACCTGGTATGGCTCCAACTTCTGAATGTTTTTCCGAAGTAATTGCTTTATATTTACGTTTTCTCTTTTTTTCATTTTATGAAAACTCCTTTCCGGAATTTCATCACAACCTTACCGTCTTCTTATACGAATGGCTTGCCCATGAG
This portion of the Tindallia magadiensis genome encodes:
- the hisC gene encoding histidinol-phosphate transaminase, with protein sequence MKKRENVNIKQLLRKNIQKLEPYQVLSEVPAIKLDANENNWLAGCFQERLTEKIKSIPLHQYPDTNCWELRQKLAVANEIKEENVLTGVGSDQIIAWLVQAFIGPEDKVITMSPTFGMYGINTRMAGGKLIEIPLDEELQFQPEIFLKSILEEKPKLVFITNPNNPTGGVIEDHLLNKLLEEIPEDVVIVVDEAYYEFYGKTLANRIAEYQNLIVLRTLSKAYGLAGARVGYALASQVMIDAVSHVKPPYHMSSLDQAAGLVCLDMVSEVKESLVNTVKWRQYLETFFFQLNQQGKDTTLKVFPSYTNFILLKTVHAEGLIEKLKKNEISVRGYGKEGILANSLRVTIGTEAENRKLQQVIEAYYG